In a genomic window of Melitaea cinxia chromosome 25, ilMelCinx1.1, whole genome shotgun sequence:
- the LOC123666057 gene encoding uncharacterized protein LOC123666057, with the protein MENILGSHPQVRLSAHAVKLTADLNLADPQFDLPGTVDLLLGADVLGKILLGKDRVLQPGGLVALRTIFGFALMGPVLRAPPPTELGTALMVGCALSDAVQRFWEVEEPPQAPRSDPEHEDCELFYQNNTSYLRSGRIMTRLPFLAVRPPLGDSRPTAEKRLLAMERRMSRDPLLKEKYIDFMREYEDLGHMSVSKFDWRSMEHFFLPHHAVIKPSSGKLRTVFDGSAQTTSGVSLNQCLHPGPKLLKDLCDVITRFRRHQFVFVADIKMMFRQTVIHPDDRRYQLILWRENPQDPMLVYELNTNTYGLRSSPFLAIRSLRELADRERMSFPRAAAILKEDLYVDDICTGASTEREALLLRDELIGILASAGYELRKWISNLPALLDGLPDDHQQDPHLFENRGNPTMMTVLGIQYRPVQDIFTFNVDLDSPHTWTKRLVLSTVARTFDPNGWICPVIFWAKCFLQRLWTAGLGWDEPLREAVLEDWHLFASSLPAINRISLPRAMIPPGKHTASLHGFSDASERGYAAAVYLRTVTMDGQVKVSLVMAKSKVAPLRTALTIPKLELSGAALLARLLNHVMSTLCPSVNIATVYAWTDSQIVLCWLKASVHTLEVFVANRVSQIQKSETSLIWRHVPGEANPADCASRGCMAPLLVEHSLWWGPEWLTRSEPNWPRTPALDTVALPGLRTLAIERQDRPFDPDFLLNRYSSLDKLLCVTAWIKRFINNCRHPQNKCLEAFLSPQELQDALFHWVRSVQEAHFENEINKIYFEKGQIQAVRGYLQTEPLLGQCGSFTSRRAS; encoded by the coding sequence ATGGAGAACATCTTGGGCAGTCACCCGCAAGTTCGTTTGTCTGCGCATGCGGTAAAACTGACCGCCGATTTGAACTTGGCTGACCCTCAATTTGACCTACCTGGCACGGTCGATTTGTTACTTGGTGCCGATGTTCTAGGCAAAATATTGCTTGGCAAGGATCGTGTTTTGCAGCCAGGTGGCTTAGTAGCCCTCCGGACCATATTTGGATTCGCATTGATGGGGCCTGTATTGAGGGCTCCCCCTCCTACCGAACTTGGAACGGCCTTGATGGTGGGCTGCGCTCTCTCTGACGCAGTGCAGAGATTTTGGGAAGTGGAAGAGCCACCACAAGCGCCCCGCTCTGATCCGGAACATGAGGACTGTGAACTGTTCTACCAGAACAACACTAGCTACCTCCGTTCTGGCCGGATCATGACAAGATTGCCCTTTCTCGCCGTACGGCCGCCCCTTGGAGACTCGCGGCCTACTGCAGAGAAGCGTTTGTTGGCAATGGAACGCCGCATGAGCAGGGACCCGCTACTCAAAGAGAAGTATATTGACTTCATGCGGGAGTATGAAGATTTGGGACACATGTCTGTGTCAAAATTTGATTGGCGCTCGATGGAGCATTTTTTCCTCCCACATCATGCCGTCATAAAACCATCAAGTGGTAAGCTGCGCACAGTTTTTGATGGTTCTGCGCAGACCACATCGGGAGTGTCCTTGAACCAGTGTCTTCATCCTGGTCCCAAATTGCTTAAGGACCTTTGTGATGTCATTACACGGTTTCGTCGTCATCAATTTGTTTTTGTGGCTGACATCAAGATGATGTTCAGGCAAACGGTTATTCACCCTGATGATCGCCGATACCAGTTGATATTGTGGCGGGAAAACCCGCAAGATCCCATGCTTGTCTACGAGCTCAACACGAACACGTACGGGCTGCGGTCTAGCCCCTTTTTGGCCATACGCTCGCTTCGGGAGCTCGCAGATCGAGAGCGTATGTCGTTTCCTCGCGCTGCCGCCATTTTGAAGGAGGATCTATATGTCGATGACATATGCACTGGCGCGTCCACGGAGAGAGAGGCTCTCCTCTTGCGTGACGAGTTGATTGGCATCCTAGCCTCCGCAGGATATGAGTTGCGCAAATGGATCTCCAACTTACCTGCGCTTTTGGATGGGCTTCCGGATGACCACCAGCAGGATCCTCACCTGTTTGAGAATCGTGGCAATCCTACCATGATGACAGTACTTGGAATCCAGTACAGACCAGTTCAAGACATCTTCACATTTAACGTCGACTTGGATTCGCCTCATACTTGGACGAAACGACTGGTTCTGTCGACTGTCGCGAGAACGTTTGATCCCAATGGCTGGATATGCCCGGTCATATTCTGGGCCAAATGCTTCCTGCAGAGACTTTGGACTGCAGGTCTCGGATGGGACGAGCCACTCCGCGAAGCTGTTTTGGAGGATTGGCATTTATTTGCTTCCTCATTGCCTGCTATTAATAGAATATCGTTACCCCGTGCTATGATTCCGCCAGGAAAGCATACTGCGTCCCTTCATGGGTTCTCGGACGCTTCGGAACGTGGGTACGCAGCAGCCGTATATTTACGCACCGTGACCATGGATGGTCAGGTGAAGGTGTCATTGGTCATGGCGAAGAGCAAGGTTGCGCCTCTTCGAACCGCCTTGACAATTCCTAAGTTAGAGTTGTCGGGGGCGGCCCTTCTTGCTCGCCTCTTGAATCACGTCATGTCAACGTTATGCCCGTCAGTTAACATTGCCACGGTCTATGCATGGACTGACAGTCAAATTGTTCTGTGTTGGCTGAAGGCGTCAGTCCACACCTTAGAGGTGTTTGTAGCAAATCGAGTCTCTCAGATTCAGAAATCGGAGACCTCGTTGATTTGGAGGCATGTGCCTGGCGAAGCCAACCCTGCTGATTGTGCGTCACGGGGATGTATGGCTCCCCTTTTGGTTGAGCACTCCCTGTGGTGGGGACCAGAGTGGTTGACTAGGTCAGAGCCTAATTGGCCGCGAACACCGGCCTTGGATACTGTCGCATTGCCTGGTTTGCGAACGCTTGCTATTGAACGGCAGGACCGTCCGTTCGACCCAGACTTCCTATTAAATCGCTACAGCTCATTGGACAAATTGTTGTGTGTCACCGCTTGGATAAAGCGCTTCATAAATAATTGTAGACACCCACAGAACAAATGTTTGGAGGCGTTCTTATCGCCACAAGAGCTCCAGGATGCTCTTTTTCATTGGGTTCGCTCTGTGCAAGAGGCACACTTTGAAAATGAGATTAACAAGATTTATTTTGAGAAAGGGCAAATCCAAGCTGTCCGGGGCTATTTGCAAACTGAACCCCTTCTTGGACAGTGCGGGTCTTTTACGAGTCGGAGGGCGTCTTAG